In Staphylococcus lloydii, the following proteins share a genomic window:
- a CDS encoding head-tail adaptor protein yields the protein MNFKNRKVLSGDFRTPVSFFQYENQGPYPDDFEETNLFNCFAETYSPSVKDRELLGVSDSTSGLSMVIRDPYQTYTPTAKHVVKVDDFRLQKQLFDIKDVRLDTPERGFITLVLVEKA from the coding sequence ATGAACTTCAAGAATAGAAAAGTGTTGTCTGGCGACTTTCGCACTCCTGTCAGCTTTTTCCAATATGAAAACCAAGGGCCTTATCCAGATGATTTTGAAGAAACAAACTTATTTAATTGTTTTGCCGAAACCTATAGTCCTTCTGTTAAAGATAGGGAATTACTTGGTGTAAGTGATTCAACTTCGGGTTTATCAATGGTGATACGCGATCCGTATCAAACTTATACACCGACAGCTAAACATGTTGTCAAAGTTGATGATTTTAGGCTACAAAAACAATTATTTGATATCAAAGATGTTCGTTTGGATACGCCTGAACGTGGTTTTATCACGTTAGTATTGGTGGAAAAAGCATGA
- a CDS encoding phage major capsid protein, which produces MPLNLSDDFKNAREEFLNAIQNGDSEQEQAELYGQMINELFEESKAQAKQEAEKISSLPSKDKQLTAEQRKFFNDINTEVGYKEEKLLPEETIDRIFEDLTTEHPLLADLGIKNAGLRLKFLKSETSGVAVWGQIFGEIKGQLDAAFSEETAIQNKLTAFVVLPKDLQDFGPAWIERFVRLQIEEAFAVALEAAFLTGTGKEQPIGLNRQVQEGVSVSGGVYPEKASNGTLTFADSQTTVDELTKVFKHHSTDEKGHAVVVKGNVTMVVNPSDAFDIQAQYTHLNANGVYVTALPFNLNIVESLAQKSGQVLTYVKGRYDGYLAGGINVKKFDQTLAIEDMDLYTAKQFAYGKAKDDKVAAVYDLNIKATASSPK; this is translated from the coding sequence ATGCCTTTAAATTTATCAGATGATTTTAAAAACGCACGAGAAGAATTTTTAAATGCTATCCAAAACGGAGATAGCGAACAAGAACAAGCCGAACTATACGGCCAAATGATTAATGAGCTATTTGAAGAATCAAAAGCTCAAGCAAAACAAGAAGCAGAAAAGATTAGTTCTTTACCTTCTAAAGACAAACAATTAACAGCTGAACAACGTAAGTTCTTCAATGACATCAACACTGAAGTTGGTTACAAAGAAGAAAAATTACTACCAGAAGAAACAATCGACCGTATCTTTGAAGATTTAACGACAGAACATCCTTTATTAGCTGATTTAGGTATCAAGAATGCAGGTTTACGCCTTAAATTCTTAAAATCAGAAACGAGCGGTGTAGCTGTATGGGGCCAAATCTTTGGAGAAATCAAAGGTCAATTAGATGCTGCGTTCAGTGAAGAAACAGCTATCCAAAACAAATTAACTGCATTTGTTGTATTACCTAAAGACTTACAAGATTTTGGTCCTGCGTGGATTGAGCGTTTTGTACGTTTACAAATCGAAGAAGCATTTGCAGTTGCCTTAGAAGCAGCATTCTTAACAGGTACAGGTAAAGAACAACCTATAGGATTAAATCGTCAAGTACAAGAAGGCGTTTCAGTATCAGGTGGTGTTTATCCTGAAAAAGCTTCTAACGGTACATTAACTTTTGCTGATTCACAAACAACAGTTGATGAATTAACAAAAGTATTTAAACATCATTCAACTGATGAAAAAGGTCACGCAGTTGTGGTTAAAGGTAATGTAACAATGGTTGTTAATCCTTCAGACGCGTTTGACATTCAAGCACAATATACACACTTAAATGCAAATGGCGTGTATGTAACAGCACTACCATTCAATTTAAATATTGTTGAATCTTTAGCACAAAAATCAGGGCAAGTATTAACTTATGTTAAAGGTCGTTATGATGGTTACTTAGCAGGTGGTATTAACGTCAAGAAATTCGACCAAACATTAGCTATTGAAGATATGGATTTATACACTGCTAAGCAATTTGCCTATGGTAAAGCAAAAGACGATAAAGTTGCAGCTGTGTATGATTTAAACATTAAAGCTACAGCATCTTCACCCAAGTAA
- a CDS encoding major tail protein, with product MAQSQGSYKVGFKRVHVGVFNKEGKAIEQKFIWENENGGTVNMNITGLAPDLVDMFASNKRVWMKKQGTNEVKSDMDIFNIPSDDLNTVIGRSKDKNGTAWVGENTRAPYVAMVGESEDGLTGEPVYVALLKGTFSLDSIEFKTKGEKAEAPDPTKLTGDWMSRTIDKDGTPEGITYGYHEGSAGADEFLKKVFVGFTGTEPEVSDSETVDAP from the coding sequence ATGGCTCAATCACAAGGTTCATATAAAGTCGGTTTTAAACGTGTACACGTAGGTGTATTTAACAAAGAAGGTAAAGCTATCGAACAAAAATTCATTTGGGAAAATGAAAACGGTGGTACAGTTAACATGAACATTACAGGTTTAGCACCTGATTTAGTAGATATGTTCGCATCAAACAAACGTGTTTGGATGAAAAAACAAGGTACAAACGAAGTTAAATCAGACATGGATATTTTCAATATTCCAAGTGACGATTTAAATACAGTTATTGGACGTTCTAAAGATAAGAACGGTACTGCATGGGTAGGCGAAAACACTCGTGCGCCATATGTTGCTATGGTTGGTGAATCAGAAGATGGATTAACTGGAGAACCTGTTTATGTAGCATTACTTAAAGGGACGTTCAGTTTAGACTCTATCGAGTTTAAAACAAAAGGTGAAAAAGCAGAAGCGCCAGACCCTACAAAATTAACTGGTGACTGGATGAGCCGTACTATCGATAAAGACGGTACACCTGAAGGTATTACTTATGGTTACCATGAAGGTTCTGCAGGCGCAGACGAATTCTTGAAAAAAGTATTTGTTGGCTTCACAGGGACTGAACCTGAAGTAAGTGATTCAGAAACAGTAGATGCACCCTAA
- the gpG gene encoding phage tail assembly chaperone G produces the protein MIKFEIKDKETGKTASYVKEDITMGEAEKFYDHMEFSEKENAKEKPDAKKVRKNERQFLANLFKDQGLTEDDILNNMSTKTYSRVFDALFQEMQGEDGESSEDASEEVGKTEEQSQ, from the coding sequence ATGATTAAATTTGAAATTAAAGATAAAGAAACAGGTAAAACAGCATCATATGTGAAGGAAGATATCACAATGGGTGAAGCTGAGAAGTTTTATGATCACATGGAATTTTCTGAAAAAGAAAATGCAAAAGAAAAACCTGATGCAAAAAAAGTTAGAAAAAATGAACGACAGTTTTTAGCAAATTTATTCAAAGACCAAGGTTTAACTGAGGATGATATTTTAAATAATATGAGCACTAAAACTTATTCTCGTGTATTCGATGCCTTATTTCAAGAAATGCAAGGCGAAGATGGAGAAAGTTCAGAAGATGCATCAGAAGAAGTGGGAAAGACAGAGGAACAATCTCAATAA
- a CDS encoding head maturation protease, ClpP-related codes for MRIEVKGAIVPNNDKWIYDMLDLDATSPKDVIDALPTSNEDVELIINSGGGDVFSGSEIYTSLKEYPGNINVKVVGVAASAASVIAMAGKHIEMSPPAQMMIHNASTVVMGDDRAMTSASNMLSGVNRGIANAYIAKTGKGEQEILDLMNEETWLNAQDAVELGFADSKMFDESAPKLVANSGQMLSNDAINKVATLMKQTPEVKIDVEQIANKVIEKLNEKEEPETIEDSTKEQHVENKSKPRFFF; via the coding sequence ATGAGAATAGAGGTCAAGGGTGCAATTGTACCAAATAACGACAAATGGATTTATGACATGCTTGATTTAGACGCCACATCACCAAAAGATGTGATTGATGCACTGCCTACATCAAATGAAGATGTTGAGTTAATCATTAACTCAGGAGGAGGAGATGTTTTCTCAGGGAGTGAAATATATACATCTTTGAAAGAATATCCAGGTAACATCAATGTGAAAGTGGTCGGTGTTGCAGCAAGTGCAGCTTCTGTTATTGCCATGGCTGGTAAGCATATTGAAATGAGCCCCCCAGCTCAAATGATGATTCATAATGCTAGCACCGTTGTTATGGGAGATGACAGAGCTATGACTTCTGCATCTAACATGTTGAGCGGTGTGAATCGTGGTATTGCGAATGCTTACATTGCTAAAACTGGTAAAGGTGAACAAGAAATCTTAGATCTTATGAATGAAGAAACTTGGTTGAATGCACAAGATGCTGTTGAATTAGGTTTTGCAGACAGTAAGATGTTTGATGAATCAGCACCTAAACTCGTTGCAAATTCAGGGCAGATGTTATCAAATGATGCGATTAATAAAGTTGCGACATTGATGAAACAAACACCAGAAGTGAAAATTGACGTCGAGCAAATAGCGAATAAAGTAATTGAAAAACTAAACGAAAAAGAAGAACCTGAAACGATTGAGGATTCAACGAAAGAACAACATGTTGAAAACAAATCGAAACCAAGGTTCTTTTTTTAA
- a CDS encoding phage gp6-like head-tail connector protein, which translates to MDDLLVEFKGRMHIFHSSEDESLKQILELSYLAIQSICGSFDIDENSVGRELVLERSRYVYNEQLQFFHKNFSTVLHDFGMQNVIYRGDDFGTDELQE; encoded by the coding sequence ATGGACGATTTGCTCGTTGAATTTAAAGGTCGTATGCATATTTTTCACAGTTCCGAAGATGAATCGTTAAAGCAGATATTGGAATTATCTTATTTAGCGATTCAATCTATTTGTGGTTCGTTTGATATAGATGAGAATTCAGTAGGTAGAGAGCTCGTGCTTGAACGTTCACGTTATGTTTACAATGAACAACTCCAATTTTTCCATAAAAATTTTTCGACAGTGCTACATGACTTTGGTATGCAAAATGTGATCTATAGGGGTGATGATTTTGGCACAGATGAACTTCAAGAATAG
- a CDS encoding phage portal protein: MGILDRILGKQHEISWMYDLELFQDTSEKAYLKRMAIDTCIEFLARTISQSEFRIMDENKKAIKDNIYYKLNFRPNTDLSATDFWQKVIYKLVYDNEVLIVVTDKRELVIADDYDRKKFALYPDVFEHVLIGEYEYERSFDMDEVIYLTYNNAKLNQFTEGLFQDYGELFGRMMNAQMRNNQIRGIINVDSQKVNTTEEMEKMQDYVNKVTEAFSKNGVAIAPLTKAFEYQDASSGNKMSAAPFDELGKLQKSLIDNVARAIGIPPSLLHGDLADLENAFEAYIKFCIKPLTKKFEDELNAKLFTEADILKGIGIKIIGIDKKNPLELADSIDKLVSSSTFTPNQVLILLGEEPSDDPKMDEYKITKNLTTAREKENGNQDNQDNHEEPLEGGDDE; this comes from the coding sequence ATGGGAATTTTAGATCGCATATTAGGTAAGCAACATGAAATTAGTTGGATGTATGATTTAGAACTGTTTCAAGATACATCAGAAAAAGCCTACTTGAAACGTATGGCTATCGATACATGCATTGAATTTTTAGCGCGTACGATTTCCCAATCTGAATTTAGGATTATGGATGAGAATAAAAAAGCAATTAAAGATAACATCTATTATAAGTTGAACTTCAGACCGAATACCGATTTATCAGCGACAGATTTTTGGCAAAAAGTTATTTACAAGCTTGTATACGATAACGAAGTTTTAATCGTCGTGACTGATAAACGAGAACTTGTTATTGCTGATGATTACGATAGAAAGAAATTTGCGTTATATCCAGATGTATTTGAGCATGTGCTTATTGGTGAATATGAATATGAACGTTCATTTGATATGGATGAGGTTATTTATTTAACTTATAACAATGCGAAATTGAATCAATTTACTGAAGGGTTATTCCAAGATTATGGGGAGCTATTCGGACGTATGATGAATGCGCAAATGCGTAACAACCAAATACGTGGCATTATCAACGTGGATTCACAAAAAGTAAATACTACTGAAGAAATGGAAAAAATGCAGGATTACGTTAACAAAGTGACTGAAGCTTTTAGTAAAAACGGCGTCGCTATCGCACCACTAACGAAAGCATTTGAATATCAAGATGCATCTTCAGGCAACAAAATGAGTGCAGCACCTTTTGATGAGTTAGGCAAGCTACAAAAATCTTTAATTGATAATGTAGCTAGAGCTATCGGTATTCCACCTTCGCTTTTACATGGTGATTTAGCGGACTTAGAAAATGCGTTTGAAGCATATATTAAATTCTGTATTAAGCCACTTACGAAGAAGTTTGAAGATGAGCTTAACGCTAAACTATTCACAGAAGCAGATATCTTAAAAGGTATTGGTATTAAGATAATTGGTATCGATAAGAAAAATCCATTAGAACTTGCTGATAGCATAGATAAGCTTGTATCTTCAAGTACATTCACACCTAACCAAGTATTAATACTATTAGGCGAAGAACCATCGGACGACCCGAAAATGGATGAATACAAGATTACGAAGAACTTAACAACAGCAAGAGAAAAAGAAAATGGTAATCAGGATAACCAAGATAATCACGAAGAACCACTCGAAGGAGGTGATGATGAATGA
- a CDS encoding fibronectin type III domain-containing protein codes for MTEKLKVYNTENEVVGEASKSDEGKTSITIKDLEPGTTYPKGTFKIVTETKDGVSEYVDVPEFTTKEVKRKTKAQK; via the coding sequence ATGACAGAAAAATTAAAAGTTTATAATACCGAAAACGAAGTTGTTGGCGAAGCGTCTAAAAGTGATGAAGGAAAAACGAGCATCACCATTAAAGACTTAGAGCCTGGTACAACTTATCCTAAAGGTACTTTTAAAATAGTTACTGAAACGAAAGATGGTGTGTCTGAATATGTTGACGTACCTGAATTTACAACTAAAGAAGTAAAAAGAAAAACGAAGGCGCAGAAATAA